The following proteins are encoded in a genomic region of Hymenobacter siberiensis:
- a CDS encoding DUF2461 domain-containing protein: MELEYLLNFLARLAANNTTAWMAKHRPDYQRARTACIELVKQVLARAAATDPDLANLTPGDVMFRLHKNDRAHPDPEPYKRRMGAGLKRDGRHAPRAGYFVAIQPEGRSWLRAGTWWPTPELLAAIRQEIHYSGDGFHRLRQAPALLRYFPDGRDTTGPQLPRPPRGYAATDPDLAWLRLKTLGVGRYYSDAEVLAPGFVDEVVAGIAAARPLVDFFNAAL, from the coding sequence ATGGAACTGGAATACCTGCTGAACTTCCTGGCCCGGCTGGCGGCCAACAATACCACGGCCTGGATGGCAAAGCATCGGCCCGACTACCAACGCGCCCGCACCGCCTGCATCGAACTGGTGAAGCAGGTGCTGGCCCGCGCCGCCGCCACCGACCCTGATTTGGCCAACCTCACGCCGGGCGACGTGATGTTTCGGCTGCACAAGAATGACCGGGCCCACCCCGACCCGGAGCCCTACAAGCGCCGCATGGGGGCCGGCCTGAAGCGCGATGGCCGCCACGCGCCCCGGGCGGGTTATTTCGTGGCCATTCAGCCGGAGGGGCGCAGCTGGCTGAGAGCGGGCACCTGGTGGCCAACCCCGGAGCTGCTGGCGGCCATTCGGCAGGAAATTCACTACAGCGGCGACGGGTTTCACCGGCTGCGGCAGGCTCCGGCGCTGCTGCGCTACTTCCCCGATGGCCGCGACACTACCGGGCCGCAGCTGCCCCGGCCGCCGCGCGGCTATGCCGCCACCGACCCGGACTTGGCGTGGCTACGGCTGAAAACGCTTGGAGTGGGCCGCTATTACTCCGATGCGGAGGTGCTGGCCCCTGGCTTTGTGGATGAGGTGGTGGCCGGCATTGCGGCGGCCCGGCCGCTGGTCGATTTTTTCAACGCGGCACTGTGA
- a CDS encoding MOSC domain-containing protein: protein MSAPLSLTGLFLYPVKSLGGYAVAEAEVTPRGLRHDRRWLLVDERNRFMTQRQQPELALLAVAPAYNGFLISHRQRPDLLPLFIPFAATPDRTLFVTVWDDILWAWRGTPEADEWLAEALGRPCRLVYMSDMVRRDVEPEFNPEGQLVSFADGYPFLLAGEAALADLNTRLAEPVPMNRFRPNLVFGGGAAYEDDAWEQFQIGEVPFRAVRGCGRCVLTTIDQATARKSPVGDPLRTLATYRQAENSTLFGQNVTGPGRGRLRVGDAVTVLSRK from the coding sequence ATGTCAGCTCCCCTTTCCCTCACCGGCCTTTTTCTGTACCCTGTAAAGTCCCTCGGCGGGTATGCCGTGGCCGAAGCCGAGGTGACACCCCGCGGCCTGCGCCACGACCGCCGCTGGCTGCTGGTGGACGAGCGCAACCGCTTCATGACGCAGCGCCAGCAGCCCGAGTTGGCCCTGCTGGCCGTGGCCCCGGCTTATAATGGCTTTCTGATTTCACACCGCCAACGGCCCGATTTGCTGCCGCTCTTCATTCCCTTTGCGGCCACGCCCGACCGCACCCTGTTCGTGACCGTGTGGGACGATATTCTGTGGGCCTGGCGCGGCACGCCCGAGGCCGATGAATGGCTGGCCGAGGCGCTGGGCCGCCCCTGCCGGCTGGTGTATATGTCGGACATGGTGCGGCGCGACGTGGAGCCGGAATTCAACCCCGAAGGCCAGCTGGTAAGCTTCGCCGACGGCTACCCCTTCCTGCTGGCCGGCGAGGCCGCGCTGGCCGACCTGAATACCCGCCTGGCCGAGCCGGTGCCGATGAACCGCTTCCGGCCCAACCTCGTGTTTGGGGGCGGCGCGGCGTATGAGGATGATGCGTGGGAGCAGTTTCAGATTGGCGAGGTGCCGTTTCGGGCCGTGCGGGGCTGCGGGCGCTGCGTGCTCACCACCATCGACCAGGCTACGGCCCGCAAAAGCCCCGTGGGCGACCCGCTGCGCACGCTGGCCACTTACCGGCAGGCAGAAAATAGTACGCTGTTTGGCCAGAACGTGACCGGGCCGGGCCGGGGCCGCCTGCGCGTGGGCGATGCCGTGACGGTGCTCAGCCGGAAATAA
- a CDS encoding N-acetylornithine carbamoyltransferase, whose translation MKNFTSFADAGDYKALLQQALEIKANPYGYQHIGRNKTVGLIFFNPSLRTRLSSVKAAYNLGAQAWVLNAGADSWTLEMADGAVMNGGTQEHIKDAIAVMSQYCDVLGVRTFPTLKDKAEDYGEVVFNKILQYATVPVISLESATLHPLQSFADLITVAETKQKERVKVVLTWAPHVRALPQCVPNSFCDWFSEIDWVDFVITHPKGYELDPKFTKGARIEYDQQKAFEGADYIYAKNWSSYRDYGQILSSDPAWMVSEAHMALTDNGKFMHCLPVRRNVVVTDAVLDSPNSLIIQEAGNRTISMQTVLHELLK comes from the coding sequence ATGAAAAACTTCACCTCCTTCGCCGATGCGGGCGACTACAAAGCCCTGTTGCAGCAAGCCTTGGAAATCAAGGCTAACCCCTACGGCTACCAGCACATCGGGCGCAACAAAACCGTCGGGCTCATATTCTTCAACCCCAGCCTGCGCACCCGGCTCAGCTCGGTGAAGGCGGCTTACAACCTGGGCGCGCAAGCCTGGGTGCTCAACGCCGGAGCCGACTCATGGACCTTGGAAATGGCCGACGGCGCGGTGATGAACGGCGGCACCCAGGAGCACATCAAGGACGCCATCGCGGTGATGAGCCAGTACTGCGACGTGCTGGGCGTGCGCACCTTCCCCACCCTCAAGGACAAGGCCGAGGACTACGGCGAAGTCGTCTTCAACAAGATTCTGCAGTACGCCACCGTGCCCGTCATCAGCCTGGAAAGCGCTACCCTGCACCCGCTACAGTCGTTCGCCGACCTCATCACGGTGGCCGAAACCAAGCAGAAGGAGCGCGTGAAAGTGGTGCTCACCTGGGCCCCGCACGTGCGCGCCCTGCCCCAGTGCGTGCCCAACTCGTTCTGCGACTGGTTCTCAGAAATCGACTGGGTCGATTTCGTCATCACCCACCCCAAAGGCTACGAGTTGGACCCCAAGTTCACCAAAGGCGCCCGCATCGAATACGACCAGCAGAAAGCCTTCGAGGGCGCCGACTACATCTACGCCAAGAACTGGAGCAGCTACCGCGACTACGGCCAAATCCTCAGCTCCGACCCCGCCTGGATGGTGAGCGAAGCCCACATGGCCCTCACCGACAACGGCAAGTTCATGCACTGCCTGCCCGTGCGCCGCAACGTAGTCGTGACCGACGCCGTGCTGGACTCGCCCAACTCCCTCATCATCCAAGAGGCCGGCAACCGCACCATTTCCATGCAAACCGTGCTGCATGAACTGCTGAAGTAG
- the carB gene encoding carbamoyl-phosphate synthase (glutamine-hydrolyzing) large subunit, translating to MNKPNKVLVLGSGALKIGEAGEFDYSGSQALKALKEEGIRTILINPNIATVQTSDNIADDVYFLPVTPYFVEEVIKKEQPDGILVAFGGQTALNCAVALYRAGVFEQYNVQVLGTPVQSIIDTEDREIFKVKLDQIGVLSARSVACTTLDGALAAAEKIGFPIIVRAAFALGGLGSGFANNLDELRALAQQAFTTSDQILVEESLKGWKEVEYEVVRDAFDNCITVCNMENFDPIGIHTGESIVVAPSQTLSNREYHKLRTIGIQTIRHLGIVGECNIQYALDPVSEDYRVIEVNARLSRSSALASKATGYPLAFVAAKLSLGYSLAELKNSVTQTTSAFFEPALDYVVVKLPRWDLGKFAGVNRQIGSAMKSVGEVMAIGKSFEEAIQKGLRMLDTGKRGFVANRPEDALDHAAIDQLLSEPNEERIFAINTAFEAGYTLEQVHQLTKIDHWFLQRLYTIFGLGQQLAAGRATGLDGLETKLLRDVKKAGFSDQQIAVQLLGEGDVKADELLVRARRKALGVLPVVKQIDTLAAEFPAKTNYLYTTYHGTENDLTRETAKSILVLGSGVYRIGSSVEFDWCGVQAVQTAAEEGYKTIIINYNPETVSTDYDVSDRLYFEELSFERVMDILDFEQPGGVILSTGGQIPNNLATRLEEAHAPILGTSAARIDEAENRHKFSSIMDELGIAQPRWKELTSLAAMQEFVQEVGFPVLIRPSYVLSGAAMNVVSNNFELEEFLKAAKEVSAEYPVVVSEFIQEAKEIELDAVADHGDIVSYAISEHVEFAGVHSGDATMYYPPQRVYVGTVRKLKIIAEKIAKRYEISGPFNIQFLEKNGEIRVIECNIRASRSYPFVSKVSGNNLIKKATQVLLGKKVERDESERVYDLPFVGVKAPQFSFTRLPGADPVLRVDMVSTGEVGCLGDTAEEALLKSMLSVGYKIPQKTVLISGGPIISKVALLAPTELLIKKGYTVYATQGTHRFFAENGIPSSLLYWPDDAQEPNVLTYLKEKKIDLVINIPKNLSKGELDNDYKIRRTAVDSGVGLLTNARLAKAFIQAFCKLEMKDLKIKSWNEYKAM from the coding sequence ATGAACAAACCCAACAAAGTACTCGTCCTTGGTTCCGGCGCCCTCAAAATCGGCGAGGCCGGGGAGTTCGATTATTCCGGCTCGCAGGCCCTCAAGGCGCTGAAGGAGGAAGGCATCCGCACCATCCTCATCAACCCCAACATTGCCACCGTGCAGACGTCGGACAACATTGCCGACGACGTGTACTTCCTGCCCGTGACGCCCTACTTCGTGGAGGAGGTCATCAAAAAGGAGCAGCCCGATGGCATTCTGGTGGCCTTTGGTGGCCAAACGGCGCTGAACTGCGCCGTGGCCCTGTACCGCGCCGGCGTGTTCGAGCAGTACAACGTGCAGGTGCTGGGCACGCCCGTGCAGAGCATCATCGACACCGAGGACCGGGAGATTTTCAAGGTCAAGCTCGACCAAATTGGTGTGCTCTCGGCCCGCAGCGTGGCCTGCACCACCCTGGACGGCGCGCTGGCCGCGGCCGAGAAAATCGGCTTCCCCATCATCGTGCGGGCCGCGTTTGCCCTGGGCGGCCTGGGCAGCGGCTTCGCCAATAACCTGGACGAGCTGCGGGCCCTAGCCCAGCAGGCCTTCACCACCTCCGACCAGATTCTGGTGGAGGAATCGCTGAAGGGCTGGAAGGAAGTGGAGTACGAAGTGGTGCGCGATGCCTTTGATAACTGCATCACGGTCTGCAACATGGAGAACTTCGACCCCATCGGCATCCATACTGGCGAGAGCATTGTGGTGGCCCCTTCCCAGACGCTCAGCAACCGCGAGTACCACAAGCTGCGCACCATCGGCATCCAGACCATCCGCCACCTGGGCATCGTGGGCGAGTGTAATATTCAGTACGCCCTCGACCCCGTGTCGGAGGATTACCGCGTGATTGAGGTGAACGCGCGCCTGTCACGTTCCTCGGCGCTGGCCTCCAAAGCCACGGGCTACCCGCTGGCCTTCGTGGCCGCCAAGCTGAGCCTGGGCTACTCGCTGGCCGAGCTGAAAAACAGCGTGACCCAGACCACCTCGGCCTTTTTCGAGCCCGCCCTCGACTACGTGGTGGTGAAGCTGCCGCGCTGGGACCTGGGCAAGTTCGCGGGCGTGAACCGCCAGATTGGCTCGGCCATGAAGAGCGTGGGCGAGGTGATGGCCATCGGCAAATCGTTCGAGGAAGCCATCCAGAAAGGCCTGCGGATGCTGGATACCGGCAAGCGCGGCTTCGTGGCCAACCGGCCCGAGGACGCGCTCGACCACGCCGCCATCGACCAGCTGCTGAGCGAACCCAACGAGGAGCGCATCTTCGCCATCAACACCGCCTTCGAGGCCGGCTACACCCTGGAGCAGGTGCACCAGCTGACCAAGATTGACCACTGGTTTTTGCAGCGCCTGTACACCATTTTCGGGCTGGGCCAGCAGCTGGCCGCTGGCCGCGCTACCGGCCTCGACGGCCTGGAAACCAAGCTACTGCGCGACGTGAAAAAGGCCGGTTTCTCCGACCAGCAAATTGCCGTGCAGCTGCTGGGCGAGGGCGACGTGAAGGCCGACGAGCTGCTCGTGCGCGCCCGCCGCAAGGCCCTGGGCGTGCTGCCCGTGGTGAAGCAGATTGACACGCTGGCGGCCGAATTCCCGGCCAAAACTAACTACCTCTACACCACCTACCACGGCACCGAAAACGATTTGACGCGCGAAACCGCCAAGTCCATCTTAGTACTGGGCTCGGGCGTGTACCGCATCGGCTCGTCGGTAGAGTTTGACTGGTGCGGCGTGCAGGCCGTGCAGACGGCGGCCGAGGAAGGCTACAAAACCATCATTATCAACTACAACCCCGAAACCGTTTCGACCGATTACGACGTGTCGGACCGGCTGTATTTCGAGGAGCTGAGCTTCGAGCGGGTGATGGACATCCTCGATTTCGAGCAGCCCGGCGGCGTGATTCTGAGCACCGGCGGCCAGATTCCCAACAACCTCGCCACCCGCCTCGAAGAAGCCCACGCGCCCATCCTGGGTACCTCGGCCGCCCGCATCGACGAGGCCGAGAACCGCCACAAATTCAGCAGCATCATGGACGAGCTGGGCATTGCCCAGCCGCGCTGGAAGGAGCTGACCTCGCTGGCCGCCATGCAGGAATTCGTGCAGGAAGTTGGTTTCCCGGTGCTCATCCGGCCGAGCTACGTGCTGTCGGGCGCGGCCATGAACGTGGTATCCAACAACTTCGAGCTGGAAGAATTCCTAAAAGCCGCCAAGGAAGTAAGCGCCGAATACCCGGTGGTGGTGTCGGAATTCATCCAGGAAGCCAAGGAAATTGAGCTGGACGCGGTGGCCGACCACGGCGACATCGTGAGCTACGCCATTTCCGAGCACGTCGAGTTTGCCGGCGTGCACTCCGGCGACGCGACGATGTACTACCCGCCGCAGCGCGTGTACGTGGGCACGGTGCGCAAGCTGAAAATCATCGCCGAAAAAATTGCGAAGCGCTACGAAATCAGCGGCCCGTTCAACATCCAGTTCTTGGAAAAAAACGGCGAAATCCGCGTGATTGAGTGCAACATCCGCGCCTCGCGCAGCTACCCATTCGTGTCGAAAGTATCGGGCAACAACCTCATCAAAAAGGCCACCCAAGTGCTGCTGGGCAAAAAGGTAGAGCGCGACGAAAGCGAGCGGGTATATGACCTGCCCTTCGTGGGCGTGAAGGCCCCGCAGTTTTCCTTCACCCGCCTGCCCGGCGCCGACCCGGTGCTGCGCGTGGACATGGTGAGCACCGGCGAAGTGGGCTGCCTGGGCGACACCGCCGAGGAAGCCCTGCTAAAATCGATGCTGAGCGTGGGTTACAAAATCCCGCAGAAAACGGTGCTGATTTCCGGCGGCCCTATCATCTCCAAAGTGGCCCTGCTCGCACCCACCGAACTGCTCATCAAAAAGGGCTACACTGTATACGCCACCCAGGGCACCCACCGCTTCTTCGCTGAAAACGGCATCCCAAGCAGCCTCCTCTACTGGCCCGACGATGCCCAGGAGCCCAACGTGCTGACCTACCTGAAGGAGAAGAAAATTGACCTGGTGATTAATATCCCCAAAAACCTCTCGAAAGGTGAGCTGGACAACGACTACAAAATCCGCCGCACGGCAGTGGATTCCGGCGTTGGCCTGCTGACGAATGCGCGGCTGGCAAAGGCCTTTATCCAAGCCTTCTGCAAGCTGGAGATGAAGGATTTGAAGATTAAGAGCTGGAACGAGTATAAGGCGATGTAA
- a CDS encoding GIY-YIG nuclease family protein, translating into MYVYILTNQTQTVLYIGVTNDLPRRLYEHSSGRGDVGKFTGRYQVDLLVYFEIAPDATQAIAREKQLKGWTRRKKDALVNAFNPTWKAIDLETWTG; encoded by the coding sequence ATGTACGTCTACATCCTGACCAATCAAACCCAAACCGTGCTGTACATCGGCGTCACCAACGACCTCCCGCGGCGACTTTACGAGCACAGCAGCGGCCGGGGCGATGTCGGAAAATTCACCGGACGATACCAGGTTGATTTGTTAGTCTACTTTGAAATAGCTCCCGATGCAACACAGGCCATCGCGCGGGAGAAACAGTTGAAAGGCTGGACGCGTCGGAAGAAAGACGCATTAGTTAATGCATTTAATCCGACTTGGAAGGCCATTGATTTAGAAACCTGGACCGGCTGA
- the carA gene encoding glutamine-hydrolyzing carbamoyl-phosphate synthase small subunit — MENAKSVKLILEDGTEIQGESFGAFTSAAGEVVFSTAMTGYPENLTDPSFAGQILVLTTPMVGNYGVPGEELYESISKIFESDKIHIAGLVVSYYSEEHSHWNAAKSLGDWLKEYNIPGIFGVDTRMLTKKLREKGAMLGKIVAETDVPFHDPNLDNLVAQVSPAGVQHYGHGQHKIVLVDCGTKTNIIRCFLERDVELIRVPWDYDFTTLDYDGLFLSNGPGDPKMCEATIAHLQKALQQDKPIFGICLGSQLMGLAAGGDTFKLKYGHRSHNQPVKLTGTQRCYITSQNHGFAVDTETLPAEWDMLFENLNDGTCEGIKHKTKPFFSTQFHPEAAGGPQDTEFLFDDFLKAVVEYKSSIQK, encoded by the coding sequence GTGGAAAACGCTAAATCGGTAAAACTCATCCTCGAAGACGGCACCGAAATCCAGGGCGAATCCTTCGGTGCGTTCACCTCCGCCGCGGGCGAAGTGGTGTTCAGCACGGCCATGACCGGCTACCCCGAAAACCTCACCGACCCGTCCTTCGCCGGCCAGATTCTGGTGCTCACCACCCCCATGGTGGGCAACTACGGCGTGCCCGGCGAGGAACTGTACGAGTCGATTTCCAAGATTTTCGAGTCCGACAAAATTCACATTGCCGGGCTCGTAGTGAGCTACTACTCCGAGGAGCACAGCCACTGGAATGCCGCCAAAAGCCTCGGCGACTGGCTCAAGGAGTACAACATCCCCGGCATTTTCGGCGTCGATACCCGCATGCTCACCAAGAAGCTGCGCGAGAAAGGCGCCATGCTGGGCAAAATCGTGGCCGAAACCGACGTGCCCTTTCACGACCCCAACCTCGACAACCTGGTGGCCCAGGTGAGCCCGGCCGGTGTGCAGCACTACGGCCACGGCCAGCACAAAATCGTGCTCGTGGACTGCGGCACCAAAACCAACATCATCCGCTGCTTCCTGGAGCGCGACGTGGAGCTGATTCGGGTGCCCTGGGACTACGATTTCACGACCTTGGATTACGACGGCCTGTTCCTAAGCAACGGCCCCGGCGACCCCAAAATGTGCGAAGCCACCATCGCGCACCTCCAGAAAGCCCTGCAACAGGACAAGCCCATTTTCGGCATCTGCCTGGGCAGTCAGCTCATGGGCCTGGCGGCGGGCGGCGACACGTTCAAGCTCAAATACGGCCACCGCAGCCACAACCAGCCCGTGAAGCTCACCGGCACCCAGCGCTGCTACATCACCAGCCAAAACCACGGCTTCGCGGTCGATACTGAAACGTTGCCCGCTGAATGGGACATGCTTTTCGAGAACCTGAACGACGGCACCTGCGAAGGCATCAAGCACAAAACCAAGCCGTTTTTCTCGACGCAGTTTCACCCTGAGGCCGCTGGTGGGCCGCAGGATACGGAGTTTCTGTTTGATGACTTTTTGAAGGCGGTGGTGGAATATAAGAGCAGCATCCAGAAGTAA